In Fibrobacter sp. UWB10, one DNA window encodes the following:
- a CDS encoding endo-1,4-beta-xylanase translates to MKKIISTATKVAAVALAASTFSFAGPGLADGAAKFVGNITTNGQVRSDFTSLWNQITAENECKWASIEGTRGRYNWSGCDAAYNWAKNNGGHFKFHALVWGSQYPNWLNGLSAADTKTAITNWMDAVKQHYPELEMIDVVNEAIKSGGSYHSGYGKNNNIIAALGGDNGNYEFVAEAFRMARKRWPNAILIYNDYNTVQWQKNEGIDLINKLKKAGAPVDAYGLQAHDMQVSGGQQGGQGGGGSCLNINTLKSAIEEIWNKTQMPMFISEYDIASNDDNDQKNCYSQQISYFMENEHIAGITLWGYIYGSTWTSGGNSGIIRNGQDRPAMTWLKDYLSKNKGVNTTGLPTGEITPVEPEPQTPFKGEALAVPGKIEVEDFDIPGKGKNEDGTSNASYADDGENHGDSDYRKDTGADLYKKGTGIALGYNNTGDWYEYTINVAEAGEYTAVASVATEGTGAFTLSLDGKALADFEVTGTSYDEFSNVSKKVTLPAGKHILRMEVTQEYFDIDYIEFTKGDITAIAQKVELDNNSRQDYHVFDQNGVHMGVLTAYGFDAAKEILQSSSAVKASGIYYLRSRTTGKMQSVRVIR, encoded by the coding sequence ATGAAAAAGATAATCTCTACAGCAACGAAAGTTGCTGCTGTTGCTCTCGCAGCGTCAACTTTCTCTTTTGCCGGTCCGGGCTTGGCTGATGGTGCAGCCAAATTCGTCGGTAACATTACCACTAACGGCCAGGTCCGTAGCGACTTTACGTCTCTCTGGAACCAGATTACCGCTGAAAACGAATGTAAGTGGGCTTCTATCGAAGGTACCCGCGGTCGTTACAACTGGTCTGGTTGCGACGCTGCCTATAACTGGGCAAAGAACAACGGTGGCCACTTCAAGTTCCACGCCCTGGTGTGGGGCTCCCAGTATCCGAACTGGTTGAACGGCCTTAGCGCAGCCGACACCAAGACGGCAATCACGAACTGGATGGATGCCGTCAAGCAGCATTACCCCGAACTCGAAATGATCGACGTGGTGAACGAAGCTATTAAGTCGGGTGGCAGCTACCACTCTGGCTACGGCAAGAACAACAATATCATCGCGGCTCTCGGTGGCGATAACGGCAACTACGAATTCGTGGCTGAAGCCTTCAGAATGGCCCGTAAGCGTTGGCCGAACGCTATCTTGATCTATAACGACTACAATACCGTTCAGTGGCAGAAGAACGAAGGTATCGACCTTATCAATAAGCTGAAAAAGGCTGGCGCTCCGGTTGACGCCTATGGCTTGCAGGCTCACGATATGCAGGTTTCCGGTGGTCAGCAAGGTGGCCAAGGCGGTGGCGGTTCCTGCTTGAACATCAATACGCTCAAGAGCGCTATTGAAGAAATCTGGAACAAGACCCAGATGCCGATGTTCATCTCTGAATACGATATCGCTTCTAACGACGATAACGACCAGAAGAACTGCTACTCTCAGCAGATCTCCTACTTCATGGAAAATGAACACATTGCCGGTATCACCCTCTGGGGTTACATCTACGGTTCTACTTGGACCTCTGGCGGTAACTCCGGTATTATCAGGAACGGCCAGGACCGTCCGGCCATGACTTGGTTGAAGGATTACCTCTCCAAGAACAAGGGCGTGAACACGACGGGCCTTCCTACGGGCGAAATCACTCCGGTGGAACCTGAACCGCAGACTCCGTTCAAGGGTGAAGCTCTCGCTGTCCCGGGCAAGATCGAAGTCGAAGACTTCGACATTCCGGGCAAGGGCAAGAACGAAGACGGCACGAGCAACGCTTCTTATGCCGACGATGGCGAAAACCACGGTGATTCCGACTACCGCAAGGATACCGGTGCCGACCTTTACAAGAAGGGTACGGGCATTGCTCTCGGCTACAACAATACCGGTGACTGGTACGAATACACCATCAACGTTGCCGAAGCAGGCGAATACACCGCTGTAGCTTCTGTCGCAACCGAAGGTACTGGCGCATTCACGCTCTCCCTCGACGGCAAGGCTCTCGCCGACTTCGAAGTCACGGGAACTAGCTACGACGAATTCTCCAACGTGAGCAAGAAGGTGACTCTCCCGGCCGGCAAGCATATCCTCCGCATGGAAGTGACTCAGGAATACTTCGACATCGACTACATCGAATTCACGAAGGGTGACATTACTGCAATCGCCCAGAAGGTGGAACTCGACAACAACTCTCGTCAGGACTACCACGTGTTCGACCAGAACGGTGTCCACATGGGTGTGCTCACTGCCTACGGTTTCGACGCTGCTAAGGAAATCCTCCAGAGCTCCAGCGCTGTGAAGGCCTCCGGTATCTACTACCTGCGCAGCCGCACCACTGGCAA